In Takifugu flavidus isolate HTHZ2018 unplaced genomic scaffold, ASM371156v2 ctg499, whole genome shotgun sequence, a genomic segment contains:
- the LOC130520732 gene encoding uncharacterized protein LOC130520732, with product ATMEFSPSLNWKTNNILVKPGQNLTLPCLHRDDFSSRISWFKETLGERPILICVYWISSKYCRCANDFKTNPRFQLHPGNNGTNLTITDLVLSDSATYYCVNRYLNVFDFTEGHNVIVEGSGLTIDQSATQSIQAEGSVTLNCTVHTGWTCDGDHTVYWFRNSGPSQLGLMYNDTGGNKQCERKTNTCFYSFSMKNLNTSQTGTYYCAVAACGHILFGNGTTLVCEGECSNFVQIIFCIL from the coding sequence gctacaatggaattttctccatctttgaattggaagaccaataatatcttggtcaaacctggacagaacctgactttgccgtgtcttcacagagatgatttttctagcaggatctcttggtttaaagaaactctgggagagaGGCCGATTCTGATCTGTGTGTACTGGATATCAAGTAAATATTGTAGATGTGCtaatgacttcaaaaccaatccacgtttccaactacatcctggtaacaatggaactaatctgacaataacagatttggtgttatcagactcagccacctattactgtgtaaatcggtatttaaatgtatttgactttacagaaggtcataatgtcattgtagagggttcagggttgaccatagatcagtcaGCAACTCagtctatccaagcagaaggttctgtgacgctgaattgtacagtacatactgggtggacttgtgatggggatcacactgtttactggttcagaaactctggaccatctcaactgggactcatgtacaaCGATACAGGCgggaataagcagtgtgagaggaaaaccaacacctgtttctacagcttctccatgaagaacctgaacacttctcagactgggacctactattgtgctgttgcagcatgtggacacattctgtttggaaatggaaccacgctggtgtgtgagggtgagtgctctaattttgtgcagattattttctgtatattgtag